In Deinococcus puniceus, one genomic interval encodes:
- a CDS encoding alpha/beta fold hydrolase encodes MTRLRSQRPRLSPRARVWLAILLAGFLGYLLAVGIGVVNRPPLVVGQDAAVQGAQARATLQSTPGTFLDIQPVNGQYDTLLVFYSGGLVRPQAYEWLGTALAGRGVRTVIPAFPLDLAVTGIGRADALIKQFGGGKRVILAGHSLGGAMAAQYARDNRTQLAGLILMGAYPAGNVSLRDLPGAPLPVLSLLAEHDGVADAADVRDGLSRLPTSARLTVIKGANHAFFGRYGPQKGDGLPTVTRAEAEAQIVAEMGEFVAGIGVE; translated from the coding sequence ATGACCCGCCTCCGCTCTCAGCGCCCGCGCCTCTCGCCCCGTGCCCGCGTGTGGCTCGCCATTCTTCTGGCTGGATTTCTGGGCTATTTATTGGCTGTCGGCATCGGGGTGGTGAATCGCCCGCCGTTGGTTGTCGGCCAAGACGCCGCCGTGCAGGGCGCACAGGCCCGCGCCACGCTTCAAAGCACGCCTGGCACATTTTTGGATATTCAGCCTGTAAACGGGCAATACGACACGCTACTGGTGTTCTATTCCGGCGGCTTGGTGCGTCCGCAAGCCTACGAATGGTTGGGCACAGCGCTGGCGGGGCGGGGCGTGCGAACCGTGATTCCCGCCTTCCCGCTGGATTTGGCCGTGACCGGCATTGGCCGCGCCGACGCCCTGATCAAGCAGTTTGGCGGGGGCAAGCGCGTGATTCTGGCCGGGCATTCGCTGGGCGGCGCGATGGCGGCCCAATACGCCCGTGACAACAGGACGCAACTGGCGGGCCTGATCCTGATGGGCGCGTACCCAGCGGGCAACGTGAGCCTGCGCGACTTGCCGGGAGCGCCCTTGCCCGTACTGTCGCTGCTGGCCGAGCATGACGGTGTAGCCGACGCTGCCGATGTTCGGGATGGCCTCAGCCGCCTGCCCACCTCTGCCCGCCTGACCGTCATCAAGGGGGCCAATCACGCTTTTTTCGGACGCTACGGCCCGCAAAAGGGCGACGGCCTTCCTACCGTGACCCGCGCCGAGGCTGAAGCGCAGATCGTGGCAGAGATGGGGGAGTTTGTGGCGGGGATTGGGGTGGAGTAA
- a CDS encoding DUF4397 domain-containing protein: MTNIKIGLTALAALSLASAASAQMGQAYVRVVHAVSDAPNVDVYVDGVRTVANAPFKAVTSFGEVPAGPHKVMVTAAGMMDTVVFEADVNLTAGTYYTVAAVGYLKNVKPKIFTATSMNMNKAKAAVNVYHLSPDGPRVQALAVDMSNAKLLPMGLAYGNKASLLVNPMGVNLNVVPFGKMEPVVKNISGISVAGGKSYSLFAVGTLGGKTFDVVVAEDKLVMGSMNEK; this comes from the coding sequence ATGACGAACATTAAAATCGGACTGACCGCCCTCGCCGCCCTTTCTCTCGCCTCCGCCGCCAGCGCCCAGATGGGTCAAGCCTACGTGCGTGTCGTTCACGCCGTCAGCGACGCCCCCAATGTCGACGTGTACGTGGACGGCGTCCGCACCGTCGCCAACGCGCCTTTCAAGGCCGTCACCAGCTTCGGTGAAGTGCCTGCTGGCCCACACAAAGTCATGGTCACCGCCGCTGGAATGATGGACACTGTGGTCTTCGAGGCCGACGTGAACCTGACCGCCGGAACGTACTACACCGTCGCCGCTGTCGGCTACCTGAAGAACGTGAAGCCCAAGATCTTCACGGCCACCAGCATGAACATGAACAAGGCCAAGGCCGCCGTCAACGTCTACCACCTCTCGCCCGACGGCCCCCGCGTGCAGGCTTTGGCTGTAGACATGAGCAACGCCAAGCTGCTGCCCATGGGCCTCGCCTACGGCAACAAGGCCAGCCTGCTGGTCAACCCGATGGGCGTCAACCTGAACGTCGTGCCTTTCGGCAAGATGGAACCCGTCGTCAAGAACATCAGCGGCATCAGCGTGGCGGGCGGCAAGAGCTACAGCCTGTTCGCAGTGGGCACGCTGGGCGGCAAGACCTTTGATGTCGTCGTGGCCGAAGACAAACTGGTCATGGGGAGCATGAACGAGAAGTAA
- a CDS encoding molybdopterin-dependent oxidoreductase: MKFLRAFIAVALLSVLGFIGLEVLGWVNPVVALFGRITQALGVPAVFQFLHQIFGLGSTGKSVAFAGVLVGWVGGLTLLGALVRPWQAGAVVALALLAFTPLEVAIGNGVVFGLLLWAAEKLLSPHAPVATVAPPASAELVPPPHLPNVRLAKADTTRRTVTLALAGTGAAVLAAGAGRLISVGGGSAAASAAVPVTPGSLPAGVTPVSNWYYVSKNLEALDPRIKGEKWRLKVDGLVGTPKTLTLEDLARFPAVTSERTLACISNPVGGPLISNGIWEGFRLADLLREVGIGKEARFVLWEAEDGYTESLPLGDALDPEVLLVTRLNGAPLTPKHGFPLRVLIPDRYGMKQPRWLTKITLSATDKPGYWVQRDWSRTARLELQSRIDFPEEINPQVKAGQPITVRGMAFFGTKPITRVEVSTDGGQTWGQAKLTPPRNTSVWTLWAFDWTPTAGAAMLMARAYSGQIEQKTAERDALPEGATGYHRFIVNAG; encoded by the coding sequence ATGAAATTTTTACGGGCGTTCATCGCCGTTGCCCTGCTGAGCGTATTGGGCTTTATCGGATTAGAAGTGCTGGGCTGGGTCAATCCGGTGGTGGCCCTGTTTGGCCGGATTACGCAGGCGTTGGGCGTTCCGGCGGTTTTTCAGTTCCTGCACCAGATTTTCGGTTTGGGCAGCACAGGCAAAAGCGTGGCCTTCGCGGGGGTGCTGGTGGGCTGGGTCGGCGGCCTGACGTTGCTGGGGGCGTTGGTCAGGCCTTGGCAAGCGGGCGCGGTGGTGGCGTTGGCGCTCTTGGCGTTTACTCCGCTAGAAGTGGCGATTGGCAACGGCGTGGTCTTCGGTTTGCTGCTGTGGGCCGCAGAGAAACTGCTGTCTCCCCACGCTCCCGTTGCTACGGTTGCGCCGCCCGCATCTGCCGAGTTGGTGCCGCCGCCCCATCTGCCCAATGTGCGCTTAGCCAAAGCGGATACCACGCGCCGCACAGTCACGCTGGCCTTGGCGGGCACAGGCGCGGCGGTTCTGGCTGCGGGAGCAGGCCGCCTGATTTCTGTCGGCGGTGGCAGTGCAGCAGCTTCGGCAGCAGTTCCGGTCACGCCCGGCAGTCTGCCCGCTGGCGTTACGCCCGTCTCCAACTGGTACTACGTCAGCAAGAATCTGGAAGCTTTAGACCCGCGTATCAAGGGCGAAAAGTGGCGTTTGAAGGTAGATGGATTGGTCGGCACACCCAAAACCCTGACGCTGGAAGACCTCGCCCGCTTTCCCGCCGTGACCAGTGAACGCACGCTGGCCTGCATCAGCAATCCGGTGGGCGGCCCGCTGATTTCCAACGGCATCTGGGAAGGCTTCCGACTGGCCGACTTGCTGCGCGAGGTGGGCATCGGCAAAGAGGCCCGTTTTGTCCTGTGGGAAGCCGAAGACGGCTACACCGAAAGCCTGCCGCTGGGCGACGCGCTAGACCCCGAAGTGCTGCTGGTCACGCGCCTGAACGGTGCGCCGCTGACGCCCAAGCACGGGTTTCCTCTGCGCGTGCTGATTCCTGACCGCTACGGCATGAAGCAGCCGCGCTGGCTGACCAAAATTACCCTCAGCGCCACCGATAAACCCGGCTACTGGGTGCAGCGGGACTGGAGCCGCACCGCCCGCCTAGAACTGCAAAGCCGCATCGATTTTCCCGAAGAAATCAACCCGCAGGTCAAGGCAGGCCAGCCCATCACGGTGCGCGGTATGGCGTTTTTTGGCACCAAACCCATTACCCGCGTGGAGGTCAGTACGGACGGCGGCCAAACGTGGGGACAGGCCAAACTCACGCCGCCGCGCAATACGTCGGTGTGGACGCTGTGGGCCTTCGACTGGACACCCACCGCCGGAGCCGCCATGCTGATGGCCCGCGCCTACAGCGGCCAAATAGAGCAAAAAACCGCCGAACGCGACGCCCTACCGGAAGGGGCGACGGGGTATCACCGCTTTATCGTGAATGCAGGCTGA
- a CDS encoding undecaprenyl-diphosphate phosphatase: protein MDWFYALIYGIVEGITEFLPISSTGHLILAGNLMGVPWTQEVKAAFEVVIQGGAILAVVAFYWRDFVQQGRDIGRDQPTQRLWLGVLVACIPAVVLGLAFGDFIKANLFRPSVVAWALIVGGVIMWLIESRKVQPAVHDIKNIGVGKAFMIGALQCLALLWPGFSRSASSILGGMVLGLDRQTATKFSFYLGVPTLGGAALLNFIQERELILGEIGLLNVFIGAATSFGVAYLAIGWLLKFVSTNNFKGFAVYRVIVGVIILILVATNVMSNGSLAVTQ from the coding sequence ATGGATTGGTTCTACGCACTCATTTACGGCATCGTCGAAGGCATCACCGAATTCCTTCCCATCAGTTCTACCGGGCACCTGATTTTGGCCGGAAACCTGATGGGCGTGCCGTGGACACAAGAGGTCAAGGCCGCCTTCGAGGTAGTCATTCAGGGCGGCGCGATTCTGGCCGTGGTGGCCTTCTACTGGCGCGATTTCGTGCAGCAGGGGCGCGACATTGGCCGCGATCAGCCGACGCAAAGGCTGTGGCTGGGCGTGCTGGTGGCCTGCATTCCCGCCGTCGTGCTGGGCCTCGCCTTCGGAGACTTCATCAAGGCCAACCTGTTCCGGCCCAGTGTGGTGGCATGGGCCTTGATCGTGGGCGGCGTCATCATGTGGCTCATAGAAAGCCGCAAAGTGCAGCCTGCCGTCCACGACATCAAAAATATCGGCGTGGGCAAGGCCTTCATGATCGGGGCGCTGCAATGCCTCGCGCTGCTGTGGCCCGGATTTTCGCGCAGTGCCAGTTCTATTCTGGGCGGCATGGTGCTGGGCCTAGACCGCCAGACCGCCACCAAATTCAGCTTCTATCTGGGTGTGCCCACGCTGGGCGGCGCGGCGCTGCTCAATTTCATTCAGGAACGCGAACTGATCTTGGGCGAAATTGGCCTACTGAACGTGTTTATCGGCGCGGCCACCAGCTTCGGCGTGGCTTACCTCGCCATCGGCTGGCTCCTGAAGTTCGTGTCCACCAACAATTTCAAGGGTTTTGCCGTTTACCGCGTTATCGTGGGCGTCATCATCCTGATCTTGGTGGCGACAAACGTGATGAGCAATGGTTCGCTGGCCGTGACCCAGTAA
- a CDS encoding heme-dependent oxidative N-demethylase subunit alpha family protein, with translation MTHSSPTLYRPFLSGKYTVSAGLYRLGVQPVPFVGPDAAEALETHTFALDDTYPAFVASKAAAHARALHQYAGEAGLTPALRWAALDFIARTLAAESEGCMTWDGQHFSNAALGWTAALDVERGTVESLTKAAGPLSDLIADIQPISALDFLALNAPEDLALLARHPATGADFLAAVHVMSPQHWHPLDKLGRDFTFVHAPVAGSGPLNATAPRLVDAVISRGPFVRFAWGVAMSDRLDHHPAAPPDADRAQATAFDPDRAFVRVERQTLTGFPEAHGALFTIRPFIYPLRQAVADPAHARALAAAHRSMTPEQVEYKGLTALLPDLLAWLAGQAAGQ, from the coding sequence GTGACCCACAGTTCGCCCACTCTGTACCGCCCTTTCCTCAGCGGGAAATACACCGTGTCGGCGGGCCTGTACCGCTTAGGCGTGCAGCCTGTACCGTTCGTGGGGCCGGACGCGGCAGAGGCGCTGGAAACACATACGTTTGCGCTGGACGACACCTACCCGGCGTTCGTGGCGAGCAAAGCAGCGGCCCATGCGCGGGCCTTGCACCAGTACGCGGGAGAGGCAGGCCTGACGCCTGCGCTGCGGTGGGCGGCGTTAGATTTTATCGCCCGCACCCTGGCCGCCGAGAGTGAGGGGTGCATGACGTGGGACGGCCAGCACTTCAGTAACGCGGCGTTGGGCTGGACGGCGGCCCTAGATGTAGAACGCGGCACGGTGGAAAGCCTGACCAAAGCTGCTGGCCCGCTTTCCGATTTGATAGCCGACATCCAGCCTATTTCTGCCCTCGATTTTTTGGCCCTGAATGCCCCCGAAGACCTCGCCCTCTTGGCCCGGCATCCGGCCACAGGGGCGGATTTTTTGGCTGCCGTGCATGTGATGTCGCCGCAGCACTGGCACCCGCTGGACAAGCTGGGGCGAGATTTTACTTTCGTCCACGCACCCGTTGCGGGCAGCGGCCCCCTGAACGCCACCGCGCCGCGCCTCGTGGACGCCGTGATTTCGCGGGGGCCGTTCGTGCGTTTCGCGTGGGGCGTGGCGATGAGTGACCGCCTAGACCATCATCCTGCCGCCCCGCCTGACGCAGACCGCGCCCAGGCCACTGCCTTCGATCCTGACCGGGCTTTTGTGCGTGTAGAGCGCCAGACCCTGACCGGATTCCCAGAGGCACACGGGGCGCTGTTTACCATTCGGCCCTTCATCTATCCGCTGCGTCAGGCGGTGGCCGACCCCGCTCATGCCCGCGCTCTGGCCGCCGCGCACCGCTCCATGACGCCCGAACAGGTGGAGTACAAGGGCTTGACTGCTCTGCTGCCCGATCTGCTGGCGTGGTTGGCTGGGCAGGCGGCAGGCCAATGA
- a CDS encoding ribonuclease — MNVRRWWVGLGLLLTAGLSACSPQDGSAQTQQTQTQTQQTQTQQTQRTPSAQAPRTDSQSGLPFIAVTALPREGQQTLRLIDQNGPFPYSKDGASFGNREGILPQQPRNYYREYTVKTPGERDRGARRIVCGGVQTFTECYYTADHYASFQRIRP, encoded by the coding sequence GTGAATGTTCGCCGATGGTGGGTTGGCCTAGGCTTGTTGCTTACGGCGGGTCTGTCGGCCTGTTCGCCGCAGGATGGCTCGGCGCAGACCCAGCAAACGCAGACTCAGACCCAGCAGACCCAGACCCAGCAGACGCAGCGGACGCCATCCGCACAAGCTCCCCGCACCGACTCACAAAGCGGCCTGCCCTTCATCGCCGTCACCGCCCTCCCGCGTGAGGGTCAGCAAACCCTGCGCCTGATCGACCAGAACGGGCCTTTCCCGTACTCCAAAGACGGCGCGAGCTTTGGCAACCGCGAGGGCATTTTGCCCCAGCAGCCGCGCAACTATTACCGCGAGTACACCGTCAAAACGCCCGGAGAACGTGACCGGGGGGCGCGGCGCATCGTGTGCGGCGGCGTCCAGACGTTTACCGAGTGCTATTACACCGCCGACCACTACGCCTCCTTCCAGAGAATCCGCCCATGA
- a CDS encoding barstar family protein: MINVFNAPPEGIQTAPHDMRIIAAGYQVSVREVDLTRVRDKDSLMLALLRGLALTQTFGHNWDALFDVLTDPEARPARFALVLCDYDHFRKRHAKLCAELEAVLLDAQRSATEAGRQLWVLAEEPEGQLRRW, from the coding sequence ATGATCAATGTGTTCAACGCCCCGCCCGAAGGCATCCAGACCGCCCCACACGACATGCGAATCATTGCCGCCGGGTATCAGGTGTCGGTGCGCGAAGTCGACCTGACCCGCGTGCGCGACAAAGACAGCCTGATGCTGGCGCTGTTGCGCGGGCTGGCGCTGACCCAGACGTTTGGGCACAACTGGGACGCCCTGTTTGACGTGCTGACCGACCCCGAAGCCCGCCCCGCCCGCTTTGCGCTGGTGCTGTGCGACTACGACCATTTCCGTAAGCGCCACGCCAAGCTGTGTGCAGAGCTGGAAGCCGTGCTGCTGGACGCCCAGCGCAGCGCCACCGAGGCGGGCCGCCAGTTGTGGGTCTTGGCCGAAGAACCCGAAGGCCAGTTGCGCCGCTGGTAG
- the tsaD gene encoding tRNA (adenosine(37)-N6)-threonylcarbamoyltransferase complex transferase subunit TsaD, giving the protein MNAVPPLSPSISAPRLILGIDTSCDDTGVGVVELLPSGSVRVRANRIWSQQVHARYGGVMPELASREHVERIDEIMGAALEEAGLSVQDIGAVAATSGPGLVGALLVGLMYGKGVAQALNVPFFAAHHLEGHIFAAASEEELQAPYLALVVSGGHTHLFDVPEEGKYVLVGATRDDAAGEAFDKIARLAGLGYPGGPAISEAATRGDPDAVPFKEPLQGQKGFEFSFSGLKTAALLAHKAGAKPEDLAASFERAAVRFLVKTTLRAAHAYGRGTVVVSGGVAANRALRAAFAATDLHAVFPGAGLNTDNGAMIALAGAAALHAGRSPSALDAGAEAYAPLATPLAEA; this is encoded by the coding sequence ATGAATGCCGTGCCGCCGCTCTCCCCCTCCATTTCTGCTCCCCGCCTCATTCTGGGCATAGACACCTCCTGCGACGATACGGGCGTGGGCGTGGTGGAACTGTTGCCCAGCGGCAGCGTGCGGGTGCGGGCCAACCGGATCTGGTCTCAGCAGGTGCATGCCCGGTACGGCGGGGTCATGCCGGAACTCGCCAGCCGCGAACACGTGGAGCGCATAGACGAAATCATGGGCGCGGCGCTGGAAGAAGCGGGCCTGAGTGTGCAGGACATCGGCGCGGTGGCGGCCACGTCCGGGCCGGGCTTGGTGGGCGCGTTGCTGGTGGGGCTGATGTACGGCAAAGGCGTGGCGCAGGCGCTGAATGTGCCGTTTTTTGCCGCCCACCATCTGGAAGGCCATATTTTCGCGGCGGCCTCGGAAGAAGAGTTGCAGGCTCCCTATCTGGCGCTGGTGGTCAGTGGCGGCCACACCCACCTGTTCGACGTACCCGAAGAAGGCAAGTACGTGCTGGTGGGGGCCACCCGCGACGACGCGGCAGGCGAAGCCTTCGATAAGATTGCGCGGCTGGCGGGCCTCGGTTATCCCGGCGGCCCAGCCATCAGCGAGGCGGCCACGCGGGGCGACCCCGACGCCGTGCCCTTCAAGGAGCCGCTACAGGGCCAGAAAGGCTTCGAATTCAGCTTCAGCGGCCTGAAAACTGCCGCGCTGTTGGCCCACAAAGCCGGAGCCAAACCCGAAGACTTGGCCGCCAGTTTCGAGCGGGCCGCTGTGCGCTTTTTGGTGAAAACCACCCTGCGGGCCGCCCACGCATATGGGCGCGGCACGGTGGTGGTGTCGGGCGGAGTGGCCGCCAACCGTGCCCTCCGCGCTGCCTTCGCCGCCACCGACCTACACGCCGTGTTTCCCGGTGCGGGCCTGAATACCGACAACGGCGCGATGATCGCCTTGGCCGGAGCCGCCGCCTTGCACGCGGGCCGCTCCCCAAGTGCGCTGGACGCTGGAGCAGAGGCATACGCACCGCTGGCAACGCCGCTGGCCGAGGCATAA